One genomic window of Saccopteryx bilineata isolate mSacBil1 chromosome 4, mSacBil1_pri_phased_curated, whole genome shotgun sequence includes the following:
- the NME4 gene encoding nucleoside diphosphate kinase, mitochondrial isoform X2: MSRLLGRAVLRGLLCGPQARVPSLPVRASSGGPSWTRERTLVAVKPDGVQRRLVGDVIRRFERRGFKLVGMKMLQAPESVLAEHYHDLQRKPFYPALISYMSSGPVVAMVWEGPNVVCISRVMIGHTDSAEATPGTIRGDFSFHISRESANRSQDPTMHVEACALPLLPVTWHRNIIHASDSVEGAQREIQLWFQSDELVDWADEGHRSSLYPA; encoded by the exons ATGAGCCGCCTCTTAGGGCGCGCCGTTTTGCGGGGGCTGttgtgcggcccgcaggcccGGGTCCCCAGCCTGCCGGTGCGCGCCAGCTCGG GAGGGCCCTCCTGGACCCGGGAGCGAACCCTGGTGGCTGTGAAGCCTGATGGGGTGCAACGGCGGCTTGTTGGGGATGTGATCCGGCGTTTTGAGAGGAGGGGCTTCAAGCTGGTGGGGATGAAGATGCTTCAG GCGCCAGAGAGTGTCCTTGCGGAGCACTACCACGACCTTCAGAGGAAGCCCTTCTACCCAGCCCTCATCAGCTACATGAGCTCTGGCCCCGTGGTGGCCATG GTCTGGGAAGGCCCTAATGTGGTCTGTATCTCAAGGGTCATGATAGGACACACTGACTCAGCTGAGGCTACCCCCGGCACCATTCGAGGAGACTTCAGCTTCCACATCAGCAG GGAATCAGCAAACCGTTCCCAGGACCCCACGATGCATGTTGAAGCCTGTGCCTTACCTCTGCTACCTGTCACCTGGCACAGGAACATCATCCACGCCAGTGACTCCGTGGAGGGGGCCCAGAGGGAGATCCAGCTGTGGTTCCAGAGCGATGAGCTGGTGGACTGGGCAGACGAAGGCCACCGCAGCAGCCTCTACCCAGCCTGA
- the NME4 gene encoding nucleoside diphosphate kinase, mitochondrial isoform X1, whose protein sequence is MSRLLGRAVLRGLLCGPQARVPSLPVRASSGGPSWTRERTLVAVKPDGVQRRLVGDVIRRFERRGFKLVGMKMLQAPESVLAEHYHDLQRKPFYPALISYMSSGPVVAMVWEGPNVVCISRVMIGHTDSAEATPGTIRGDFSFHISSRESANRSQDPTMHVEACALPLLPVTWHRNIIHASDSVEGAQREIQLWFQSDELVDWADEGHRSSLYPA, encoded by the exons ATGAGCCGCCTCTTAGGGCGCGCCGTTTTGCGGGGGCTGttgtgcggcccgcaggcccGGGTCCCCAGCCTGCCGGTGCGCGCCAGCTCGG GAGGGCCCTCCTGGACCCGGGAGCGAACCCTGGTGGCTGTGAAGCCTGATGGGGTGCAACGGCGGCTTGTTGGGGATGTGATCCGGCGTTTTGAGAGGAGGGGCTTCAAGCTGGTGGGGATGAAGATGCTTCAG GCGCCAGAGAGTGTCCTTGCGGAGCACTACCACGACCTTCAGAGGAAGCCCTTCTACCCAGCCCTCATCAGCTACATGAGCTCTGGCCCCGTGGTGGCCATG GTCTGGGAAGGCCCTAATGTGGTCTGTATCTCAAGGGTCATGATAGGACACACTGACTCAGCTGAGGCTACCCCCGGCACCATTCGAGGAGACTTCAGCTTCCACATCAGCAG TAGGGAATCAGCAAACCGTTCCCAGGACCCCACGATGCATGTTGAAGCCTGTGCCTTACCTCTGCTACCTGTCACCTGGCACAGGAACATCATCCACGCCAGTGACTCCGTGGAGGGGGCCCAGAGGGAGATCCAGCTGTGGTTCCAGAGCGATGAGCTGGTGGACTGGGCAGACGAAGGCCACCGCAGCAGCCTCTACCCAGCCTGA
- the NME4 gene encoding nucleoside diphosphate kinase, mitochondrial isoform X3, giving the protein MSRLLGRAVLRGLLCGPQARVPSLPVRASSGGPSWTRERTLVAVKPDGVQRRLVGDVIRRFERRGFKLVGMKMLQAPESVLAEHYHDLQRKPFYPALISYMSSGPVVAMVWEGPNVVCISRVMIGHTDSAEATPGTIRGDFSFHISRNIIHASDSVEGAQREIQLWFQSDELVDWADEGHRSSLYPA; this is encoded by the exons ATGAGCCGCCTCTTAGGGCGCGCCGTTTTGCGGGGGCTGttgtgcggcccgcaggcccGGGTCCCCAGCCTGCCGGTGCGCGCCAGCTCGG GAGGGCCCTCCTGGACCCGGGAGCGAACCCTGGTGGCTGTGAAGCCTGATGGGGTGCAACGGCGGCTTGTTGGGGATGTGATCCGGCGTTTTGAGAGGAGGGGCTTCAAGCTGGTGGGGATGAAGATGCTTCAG GCGCCAGAGAGTGTCCTTGCGGAGCACTACCACGACCTTCAGAGGAAGCCCTTCTACCCAGCCCTCATCAGCTACATGAGCTCTGGCCCCGTGGTGGCCATG GTCTGGGAAGGCCCTAATGTGGTCTGTATCTCAAGGGTCATGATAGGACACACTGACTCAGCTGAGGCTACCCCCGGCACCATTCGAGGAGACTTCAGCTTCCACATCAGCAG GAACATCATCCACGCCAGTGACTCCGTGGAGGGGGCCCAGAGGGAGATCCAGCTGTGGTTCCAGAGCGATGAGCTGGTGGACTGGGCAGACGAAGGCCACCGCAGCAGCCTCTACCCAGCCTGA
- the NME4 gene encoding nucleoside diphosphate kinase, mitochondrial isoform X5 — MSRLLGRAVLRGLLCGPQARVPSLPVRASSGGPSWTRERTLVAVKPDGVQRRLVGDVIRRFERRGFKLVGMKMLQVWEGPNVVCISRVMIGHTDSAEATPGTIRGDFSFHISRNIIHASDSVEGAQREIQLWFQSDELVDWADEGHRSSLYPA, encoded by the exons ATGAGCCGCCTCTTAGGGCGCGCCGTTTTGCGGGGGCTGttgtgcggcccgcaggcccGGGTCCCCAGCCTGCCGGTGCGCGCCAGCTCGG GAGGGCCCTCCTGGACCCGGGAGCGAACCCTGGTGGCTGTGAAGCCTGATGGGGTGCAACGGCGGCTTGTTGGGGATGTGATCCGGCGTTTTGAGAGGAGGGGCTTCAAGCTGGTGGGGATGAAGATGCTTCAG GTCTGGGAAGGCCCTAATGTGGTCTGTATCTCAAGGGTCATGATAGGACACACTGACTCAGCTGAGGCTACCCCCGGCACCATTCGAGGAGACTTCAGCTTCCACATCAGCAG GAACATCATCCACGCCAGTGACTCCGTGGAGGGGGCCCAGAGGGAGATCCAGCTGTGGTTCCAGAGCGATGAGCTGGTGGACTGGGCAGACGAAGGCCACCGCAGCAGCCTCTACCCAGCCTGA
- the NME4 gene encoding nucleoside diphosphate kinase, mitochondrial isoform X4, which translates to MSRLLGRAVLRGLLCGPQARVPSLPVRASSGGPSWTRERTLVAVKPDGVQRRLVGDVIRRFERRGFKLVGMKMLQVWEGPNVVCISRVMIGHTDSAEATPGTIRGDFSFHISSRESANRSQDPTMHVEACALPLLPVTWHRNIIHASDSVEGAQREIQLWFQSDELVDWADEGHRSSLYPA; encoded by the exons ATGAGCCGCCTCTTAGGGCGCGCCGTTTTGCGGGGGCTGttgtgcggcccgcaggcccGGGTCCCCAGCCTGCCGGTGCGCGCCAGCTCGG GAGGGCCCTCCTGGACCCGGGAGCGAACCCTGGTGGCTGTGAAGCCTGATGGGGTGCAACGGCGGCTTGTTGGGGATGTGATCCGGCGTTTTGAGAGGAGGGGCTTCAAGCTGGTGGGGATGAAGATGCTTCAG GTCTGGGAAGGCCCTAATGTGGTCTGTATCTCAAGGGTCATGATAGGACACACTGACTCAGCTGAGGCTACCCCCGGCACCATTCGAGGAGACTTCAGCTTCCACATCAGCAG TAGGGAATCAGCAAACCGTTCCCAGGACCCCACGATGCATGTTGAAGCCTGTGCCTTACCTCTGCTACCTGTCACCTGGCACAGGAACATCATCCACGCCAGTGACTCCGTGGAGGGGGCCCAGAGGGAGATCCAGCTGTGGTTCCAGAGCGATGAGCTGGTGGACTGGGCAGACGAAGGCCACCGCAGCAGCCTCTACCCAGCCTGA